The Ferroacidibacillus organovorans genome has a window encoding:
- a CDS encoding Ppx/GppA phosphatase family protein has product MNVTGIIDIGSNSMRLSIIASLQSGAYYVLDEQKTSPRLSQQIKRDGALAEEAVRDLIEKLHGFIGLCRAHHANRIEAVGTAALRAATNRKEIVERIERETGLHVEVISGVEEAALGYSAVAHTMTLCDALLIDIGGGSTEVTLVRGGSAIASHSFPIGAVTANRDLGQLSREQMMQRIQPLFAKVELLTQAKNLELIGIGGTIRTIARVHQGLSGYPLALTHNYFMRRSDVEETVAHLDLIPLARRKKVEGLSKDRADLIVPGGMILLSLMRYTESAVLRISGRGLRDGTFFTRVLGAERDTQKEDVLEASVHNLLERCRVPKDHAETVTNLALSIARPLCERGDLNPARLRLLYAAAMLHRVGIHIHYYDFDRHTFYLILNGTLYGLTHSELLIVAAAASYKSRNRTRKQCAPFRALLSDDDLTEITKIGVIVRLAEALDRRHEKRVSAVRMKTEKTRAILYVNAHEGDIEYQAANELLPLFRKAFGFPLSISSEKGAP; this is encoded by the coding sequence GTGAACGTCACTGGGATCATTGATATCGGTTCAAACTCCATGCGTCTCTCGATCATCGCTTCCTTGCAAAGCGGCGCCTATTATGTGCTTGACGAACAGAAGACATCTCCGCGGCTCAGCCAGCAAATCAAGCGTGACGGGGCCCTCGCAGAAGAGGCTGTACGTGACTTGATCGAGAAATTGCACGGTTTCATCGGCCTTTGCCGCGCTCACCACGCCAATCGCATTGAAGCCGTAGGCACTGCTGCACTGCGCGCGGCGACAAACCGCAAAGAGATCGTCGAGCGAATTGAGCGCGAGACCGGGCTTCACGTCGAGGTGATCTCAGGCGTTGAAGAGGCGGCGCTTGGCTACAGTGCCGTCGCGCATACGATGACACTATGCGACGCACTGCTCATCGACATAGGCGGGGGCAGCACCGAAGTCACACTCGTACGAGGCGGTTCGGCCATCGCGTCACACTCCTTCCCCATCGGCGCAGTCACTGCAAACCGGGATCTTGGCCAGCTCTCCCGCGAGCAGATGATGCAGCGTATCCAACCCCTTTTTGCGAAGGTGGAACTGCTTACGCAGGCAAAAAACTTGGAATTGATTGGGATCGGCGGCACCATTCGCACGATTGCACGCGTCCATCAAGGACTCAGTGGCTATCCACTCGCGCTTACCCACAATTATTTCATGCGGCGATCCGATGTTGAGGAAACGGTCGCTCATCTCGATTTGATTCCGCTCGCAAGGCGCAAAAAGGTTGAAGGTCTCTCCAAAGACCGTGCGGATCTGATCGTTCCTGGCGGGATGATCCTCCTTAGTCTCATGCGCTACACAGAGTCAGCCGTGTTGCGCATCAGCGGTCGCGGCTTGCGCGATGGCACATTTTTCACGCGCGTGCTTGGCGCCGAACGCGACACCCAAAAGGAAGACGTTCTTGAGGCAAGTGTCCACAACCTGCTCGAACGCTGCCGTGTGCCAAAAGATCACGCTGAAACGGTGACGAATCTGGCGCTCTCCATCGCCCGGCCGCTCTGCGAACGGGGAGACCTCAACCCAGCGCGACTCCGTTTGCTGTATGCCGCCGCCATGCTTCATCGCGTCGGGATCCACATTCACTATTATGATTTTGACCGACACACCTTTTATTTGATTCTAAACGGCACCCTCTATGGTTTGACGCACAGCGAACTGCTGATCGTTGCGGCCGCCGCCTCCTACAAAAGCCGCAACCGGACGCGCAAACAGTGCGCACCATTTCGCGCTTTGCTCAGTGACGACGACCTCACAGAGATCACAAAAATCGGCGTGATTGTCCGCCTTGCCGAGGCGCTCGACCGCCGTCACGAAAAGCGCGTTTCCGCAGTCAGAATGAAGACTGAAAAAACGCGGGCCATCCTTTACGTAAACGCGCACGAAGGAGATATTGAATATCAGGCGGCAAACGAGTTGCTTCCACTCTTTCGCAAAGCGTTTGGCTTTCCGCTTTCCATCTCATCAGAAAAAGGAGCACCGTGA
- a CDS encoding metal-sulfur cluster assembly factor, whose translation MVTEEAVYEQLKDVLDPEIQIDVVNLGMIYGVKIEQEKVTVRMTLTTMGCPAMEELQGDVVRKIKELGVPEVEIDLTFDPPWNKDMMSDEAKTVMRYLF comes from the coding sequence ATGGTGACCGAAGAAGCGGTGTACGAACAGTTAAAAGATGTTCTTGACCCGGAAATTCAGATCGACGTGGTTAACTTGGGAATGATCTATGGCGTCAAGATTGAGCAGGAAAAGGTCACGGTAAGAATGACCCTGACGACGATGGGTTGCCCTGCCATGGAAGAGCTGCAGGGGGACGTCGTGCGAAAGATTAAGGAACTCGGGGTTCCTGAGGTGGAGATTGATTTGACGTTTGATCCGCCTTGGAACAAGGACATGATGTCTGATGAAGCGAAGACGGTCATGCGCTATCTCTTTTAA
- the sufD gene encoding Fe-S cluster assembly protein SufD, protein MKDTLSQSARAEEIFQASRNASEPEGIARLRANAFTQYEFLPTPKFERSNLANRSLDAFRLEAPLAPGAWEALADGMIGEDDAHPLIVLVDGHVMKTRGLTADGVIVTDMKSALVKHPELVEKHIGKVVASNENQLIALNTALFRNGAFVYLPRNAALTQPIQLIAVTTQGGYGSFTRNLIIAEEMSQVTFLDAYLTPADLAEDLHVGVTEVVAMQGAVVRVGTIEEFSKDTTGIVLRRANVERNANVQWVLGEIGDGYSVVEFGSRLLGDGSSSTSHAIALGSGRSHMDITSKMVHIGKFSESDTTARGVMQDQANAVYRGVTQIKKGASGANGQQAEKLLMLSPESRADAIPMLLIDENDVKCGHAASVGQINEDQLFYLMSRGLSEATAKRMIVWGFIDPVLAELPLDGVRRAVEMILERKLA, encoded by the coding sequence ATGAAGGATACGCTATCGCAAAGCGCGCGCGCAGAGGAGATTTTTCAGGCGTCGCGAAACGCGTCTGAACCGGAAGGCATCGCTCGCCTTCGCGCAAACGCATTTACGCAGTACGAATTTCTGCCGACGCCAAAGTTCGAGCGAAGCAATTTGGCAAACCGCTCGCTAGACGCGTTTCGCCTTGAGGCGCCACTCGCGCCGGGGGCGTGGGAAGCGCTCGCAGATGGGATGATTGGCGAGGATGACGCGCATCCGCTGATCGTGCTCGTGGATGGGCACGTGATGAAAACACGCGGCCTCACCGCAGACGGTGTGATCGTGACGGATATGAAGTCGGCGCTTGTCAAGCATCCAGAACTTGTCGAAAAGCACATCGGTAAGGTCGTTGCGAGCAATGAGAACCAGTTGATCGCTTTAAACACGGCGCTTTTTCGAAACGGCGCTTTCGTTTATCTTCCGAGAAATGCAGCACTCACGCAGCCGATTCAACTGATTGCGGTGACGACGCAGGGCGGGTACGGTTCATTCACACGAAATTTGATCATCGCAGAAGAGATGAGCCAGGTGACGTTTCTTGATGCGTATCTGACGCCTGCAGATCTTGCGGAGGATCTGCACGTTGGCGTCACTGAAGTGGTGGCGATGCAGGGCGCTGTGGTGCGCGTGGGGACGATTGAAGAATTTTCTAAAGACACGACAGGGATCGTATTGCGCCGCGCCAACGTAGAGCGAAACGCAAATGTCCAGTGGGTGCTTGGCGAGATTGGCGACGGTTATTCGGTCGTCGAGTTTGGTTCCCGTCTCTTGGGAGACGGCAGTTCAAGCACGAGTCATGCGATTGCACTTGGCAGTGGCCGCTCGCATATGGATATCACTTCAAAGATGGTGCATATCGGAAAGTTTAGCGAAAGCGACACGACGGCGCGCGGCGTGATGCAGGATCAGGCAAATGCCGTGTATCGCGGTGTTACGCAGATTAAAAAAGGGGCGAGCGGCGCAAACGGGCAACAGGCAGAGAAGCTCTTGATGCTGTCGCCAGAGAGTCGCGCGGACGCCATTCCAATGCTCCTGATTGACGAAAACGACGTGAAGTGCGGACATGCCGCGTCTGTCGGACAAATCAATGAAGATCAACTGTTTTACCTGATGTCGCGGGGACTTAGTGAAGCGACTGCCAAGCGCATGATTGTGTGGGGCTTTATTGATCCGGTTCTCGCCGAATTGCCTCTGGACGGTGTGCGTCGCGCGGTCGAAATGATCCTTGAGAGGAAGCTTGCCTGA
- a CDS encoding glycosyl hydrolase family 18 protein, whose protein sequence is MNDKLVYRLSGVITLTLLLAVSSSSRAYPLVESARALPARPLELTGRQMQKAIVPPPAPQSVTYALITSRLQNAPAVQTNTLVSVTATTAQTFTFQNAGQTVTEPLTDARLFTVMTGTRQPVKKFNGEIVLGFDDPYSLTDTGSAGYPISVYAPMVYNVTSQNGAVSDQLSTQAVQIAHAHGEQVWPIVDSGFNPARTTALLESPTAQANLLSAILSDVTRDHVDGINLDFEDMIPSDAPRLTQLTENLATLLHAMGKTISVDVSVPSSDPNWGLVYNRPALAAIADNLVVMTYDEYYAGDAFSGPVAGIPWMMQELQKTAQEGVPKAKILAGIPFYTRLWSGTPGNFSSVALSLPQEASIQDSHPASLRNDPNSGMTVDTFHAGTTTQWMWLETTSTLQKRAALATAAGYGGVAVWQLGLGNASDVSAILSGVGG, encoded by the coding sequence ATGAACGATAAGCTTGTCTATCGCCTATCGGGTGTGATCACCCTTACCCTGCTGCTTGCCGTCTCCTCCTCTTCGCGCGCATATCCATTGGTCGAAAGCGCCCGGGCGCTTCCTGCGCGCCCGCTGGAACTGACCGGACGCCAGATGCAAAAGGCGATTGTCCCACCCCCTGCGCCGCAAAGCGTTACATACGCACTCATCACGAGTCGTTTACAAAACGCGCCGGCTGTACAAACCAATACGCTCGTCAGCGTCACAGCGACAACCGCACAAACCTTCACGTTTCAAAACGCTGGTCAGACGGTTACGGAGCCGCTCACTGACGCCCGCCTGTTCACAGTCATGACAGGAACCAGGCAGCCTGTAAAGAAATTCAATGGTGAAATCGTGCTCGGGTTTGATGATCCATACTCCCTGACAGATACGGGAAGCGCCGGCTATCCGATCTCCGTCTACGCGCCGATGGTCTATAACGTGACTTCACAAAACGGTGCGGTCTCAGATCAATTATCAACCCAGGCGGTGCAGATCGCGCACGCGCACGGAGAACAGGTCTGGCCGATTGTCGACTCAGGTTTTAATCCGGCACGCACCACCGCACTGCTTGAAAGTCCAACGGCACAGGCAAATCTTCTCTCGGCCATCCTAAGCGATGTGACCCGAGATCATGTGGACGGGATCAATCTCGACTTTGAGGATATGATTCCATCCGACGCGCCGCGCCTCACTCAGTTGACAGAAAATCTGGCGACACTGCTTCACGCCATGGGAAAAACAATCAGCGTAGATGTTTCCGTGCCTTCAAGCGACCCCAACTGGGGCCTCGTCTACAACCGGCCGGCACTCGCCGCCATCGCCGACAACCTTGTCGTGATGACCTATGACGAATACTACGCAGGTGACGCTTTTTCAGGACCGGTTGCAGGCATCCCATGGATGATGCAAGAACTTCAAAAGACCGCACAAGAGGGCGTGCCAAAAGCGAAAATTCTCGCAGGCATCCCGTTTTACACAAGGCTCTGGTCTGGCACCCCAGGCAATTTTTCATCTGTTGCACTCTCGCTGCCTCAAGAAGCGAGCATTCAGGACAGCCACCCTGCATCACTGCGAAACGATCCGAACTCCGGAATGACCGTCGACACATTTCACGCCGGTACAACGACGCAGTGGATGTGGCTTGAGACGACAAGTACGCTGCAAAAACGTGCCGCCCTGGCCACCGCTGCCGGATACGGCGGTGTCGCGGTGTGGCAGTTGGGCCTTGGCAATGCGAGTGATGTCTCCGCGATTCTCTCAGGCGTCGGGGGATGA
- a CDS encoding cysteine desulfurase codes for MDFSLIRRDFPILNESINGKPLVYLDSAATSQKPRQVIDAIKAYYESSNANVHRGVHTLGSRATEAYEAARNNVAKFLNAKSDEQIVFTRGTTESLNMVAHGYARPRLKPGDEIVITPMEHHSNLIPWQQVAKVTGATLTYLPLQEDGTIDLCNVEKTITARTKIVAMVHVSNVLGTINPIADVARIAHRHGAILVVDGAQSVPHMPVDVQALDCDFLAFSGHKMMGPTGIGVLYGKRAVLEQMEPVHFGGEMIEVVELYESTFKEVPYRFEGGTPIIAGAVGLSAAIDYLKEIGLSAIHERDVALTAYAYDRLRAMDEIEVYGPAGERGALVTFNLRGVHPHDLSTALDAEGVAIRAGHHCAQPLMRWLKQSATARASFYVYNTERDIDTLIDALTMAKEFFSHAIG; via the coding sequence ATGGACTTTTCGCTGATTCGCAGGGATTTTCCTATCTTGAATGAGTCGATCAACGGGAAACCGCTGGTGTATCTTGACAGCGCGGCGACATCGCAAAAACCGCGTCAGGTGATCGATGCGATCAAAGCGTATTACGAGTCGAGCAACGCCAATGTGCACCGCGGTGTCCACACGCTCGGCTCGCGCGCGACGGAAGCGTACGAGGCGGCGCGCAACAACGTGGCGAAGTTTCTGAATGCCAAGAGTGATGAGCAGATTGTGTTCACGCGGGGCACGACGGAGAGTTTGAACATGGTGGCGCACGGCTATGCGCGGCCGCGCCTGAAGCCGGGTGACGAGATTGTGATCACGCCGATGGAGCATCACAGCAACCTGATTCCTTGGCAACAGGTGGCGAAGGTGACGGGCGCGACACTCACGTATCTCCCTCTTCAGGAAGATGGAACGATTGATCTTTGCAATGTGGAAAAAACGATCACGGCTCGCACGAAAATCGTAGCGATGGTGCATGTGTCAAACGTGCTCGGAACGATTAACCCGATTGCTGACGTTGCGAGGATCGCCCATCGCCACGGCGCGATTCTCGTGGTGGACGGCGCGCAAAGCGTTCCGCACATGCCGGTTGACGTGCAGGCGCTCGACTGTGACTTTCTCGCGTTTTCGGGCCACAAGATGATGGGGCCTACAGGGATTGGCGTGCTCTATGGAAAGCGCGCGGTGCTTGAGCAGATGGAACCGGTGCACTTTGGCGGCGAGATGATTGAGGTCGTCGAGTTGTACGAATCGACTTTTAAGGAAGTGCCCTATCGCTTTGAGGGTGGTACGCCGATCATTGCTGGCGCGGTGGGACTTTCAGCCGCGATTGATTATCTGAAAGAAATTGGGCTTTCCGCCATTCACGAGCGCGATGTCGCGCTCACGGCATACGCGTATGACCGTCTGCGCGCGATGGATGAAATCGAGGTGTATGGCCCGGCGGGTGAGCGCGGTGCGCTTGTGACGTTTAATCTGCGGGGTGTCCATCCACATGATCTTTCGACAGCGCTTGACGCGGAGGGCGTCGCGATTCGTGCGGGCCATCACTGTGCACAACCGCTCATGCGTTGGCTCAAGCAGTCGGCGACTGCGCGGGCAAGCTTCTATGTGTATAACACAGAGCGGGATATCGACACACTGATCGACGCGCTGACGATGGCAAAGGAGTTTTTCAGTCATGCAATTGGATGA
- the sufU gene encoding Fe-S cluster assembly sulfur transfer protein SufU, whose protein sequence is MQLDELYRQVIMDHYMHPRNKGSMEGDVVSVDLKNPTCGDEITLQLQIKNGVVEDVRFSGTGCSISMASASMMTEAVKGKPLSEALALSVEFRKLMKGQEVDEDLLGDLESLGGVSKFPARIKCATLSWNALERSASTLAE, encoded by the coding sequence ATGCAATTGGATGAACTGTATCGCCAGGTCATCATGGATCACTACATGCATCCGCGGAACAAAGGTTCGATGGAAGGTGACGTTGTCTCGGTCGATTTGAAAAATCCGACGTGCGGCGACGAGATTACCCTCCAGCTTCAGATAAAAAACGGTGTCGTAGAAGACGTGCGTTTTTCAGGGACGGGGTGCTCAATCAGCATGGCGTCGGCTTCAATGATGACAGAGGCTGTCAAAGGCAAACCTCTCTCTGAAGCGCTCGCCCTCTCTGTAGAGTTTCGCAAATTAATGAAGGGGCAGGAAGTGGATGAGGATCTGCTCGGCGATCTGGAGTCGCTCGGCGGAGTCTCAAAATTTCCGGCGCGCATCAAGTGTGCCACGCTCTCATGGAATGCGCTGGAGCGAAGCGCTTCAACGCTTGCTGAATAA
- the sufC gene encoding Fe-S cluster assembly ATPase SufC, which translates to MASLPELKIDGLRASVEGKEILKGVNLTVRGGEVHAIMGPNGTGKSTLASSLMGHPKYEVTGGAVTLDGEDLLEMSVDERARNGLFLAMQYPSEIAGVSNANFMRMALNAKLGEGNEVPVLKFHRELQKKMKSLSIDTAFAERYLNEGFSGGEKKRNEILQMSVLEPRIAILDEIDSGLDIDALRIVADGVNALRGPSFGLLIITHYQRLLQYIVPDHVHVMMQGRIVRSGTRELAEELEARGYDWLKDELGIEDETESVSV; encoded by the coding sequence ATGGCTTCATTGCCAGAACTGAAAATTGATGGATTGCGCGCCTCGGTAGAGGGCAAGGAGATTTTGAAAGGTGTCAATCTCACGGTGCGCGGCGGCGAAGTCCACGCGATCATGGGCCCGAACGGAACAGGAAAAAGCACGCTTGCGTCGTCTCTCATGGGGCATCCCAAGTATGAGGTGACGGGTGGCGCAGTGACACTGGACGGTGAGGACCTGCTGGAGATGAGCGTCGATGAGCGCGCGCGAAACGGCCTGTTTCTCGCGATGCAGTATCCGAGCGAGATCGCGGGCGTGAGCAACGCGAATTTCATGCGCATGGCGCTCAACGCCAAACTTGGTGAAGGCAATGAGGTGCCTGTGCTCAAGTTTCATCGCGAATTGCAAAAGAAAATGAAATCGCTAAGCATCGATACGGCGTTTGCCGAACGGTATCTTAATGAAGGGTTCTCCGGCGGCGAAAAAAAGCGCAACGAGATCCTTCAGATGTCTGTTCTTGAACCGCGGATCGCAATTCTTGACGAGATTGACTCAGGGCTTGACATCGACGCGCTGCGCATTGTCGCAGACGGCGTAAACGCCTTGCGCGGACCTTCTTTTGGCCTCTTGATCATTACGCACTATCAGCGTCTCTTGCAGTACATCGTACCCGATCATGTGCACGTCATGATGCAGGGGCGCATTGTCCGATCTGGAACGCGCGAGCTTGCTGAGGAACTCGAGGCGCGCGGCTATGACTGGCTAAAAGATGAGCTTGGCATTGAAGACGAGACAGAATCGGTGAGTGTGTAA
- the tmk gene encoding dTMP kinase, translating into MRLKKARGLGRSMHYPGRLFIVEGNDGSGKSTQIYLLKRWLEDRGYPVFFTEWNSSELIKSANKKAKKKNLLTPTTFSLIHACDFADRYEKMMLPHLRAGYIVLADRYVYTAYARDMARGCDPDWVKNMYGFAVKPTVSFYFQTPLSVSLDRILSGRPQLKYHEAGLDLGLSTDPIESFKLFQGKIKDHYDAMIDEEHFTVVDATKPVEEQQRLVREIVEKHLTDYELPYHLTTR; encoded by the coding sequence ATGCGACTTAAAAAAGCGCGCGGACTCGGCCGCAGCATGCATTATCCGGGAAGACTTTTTATCGTCGAAGGAAACGACGGATCAGGCAAAAGCACACAGATTTACTTGTTGAAACGCTGGCTTGAAGACCGCGGGTACCCTGTCTTTTTTACGGAGTGGAACTCAAGTGAACTCATCAAATCGGCGAACAAAAAGGCGAAGAAAAAAAATCTGCTGACACCGACAACATTCAGCCTGATTCACGCGTGTGATTTTGCCGACCGCTATGAAAAAATGATGCTGCCCCATTTGCGGGCAGGCTATATCGTCCTCGCAGATCGCTACGTGTATACTGCCTATGCCCGCGACATGGCGCGCGGCTGTGATCCAGACTGGGTCAAGAACATGTATGGATTCGCGGTCAAACCGACGGTCAGCTTCTATTTTCAGACGCCGCTGTCCGTCTCACTCGATCGCATCTTGAGCGGACGTCCACAGTTAAAGTACCATGAGGCGGGTCTTGATCTCGGCCTTTCGACCGACCCAATCGAGAGTTTCAAACTGTTTCAGGGAAAAATCAAGGACCACTATGACGCGATGATCGACGAGGAGCATTTCACGGTCGTGGACGCGACAAAGCCGGTCGAGGAACAACAGCGGCTTGTGCGCGAGATCGTTGAAAAACACCTGACCGATTATGAGCTCCCCTATCATTTGACAACGCGATAA
- the tmk gene encoding dTMP kinase produces the protein MDETKKTYYGAGLPYLKDETYAGKLIVIEGADCSGRSTQAYLLKQWLEYEGHAVMDTGIKRSTLVSGVIDQAKEGNVLGKTTLSLLYATDFADQLENKIIPALRAGFIVLADRYIFTLMVRDFVRGADPDWLEELFGFARIPDLTFYLQMPPEVLLHRHFQKRGLLDYWESGMDLSLSTDMFESFHRYQSLCAQQFEELAEDYHFVTIDGTRAIDDVQETLRSHVSRLIQK, from the coding sequence ATGGATGAAACAAAAAAAACGTATTACGGCGCCGGTCTCCCCTATCTAAAAGACGAGACGTATGCAGGAAAGTTGATTGTAATCGAAGGCGCTGACTGTTCAGGACGGTCGACACAGGCATATCTCTTAAAACAGTGGCTGGAGTATGAAGGGCATGCGGTCATGGATACCGGGATCAAGCGATCCACCCTCGTCAGTGGGGTCATCGACCAGGCAAAAGAGGGAAATGTGCTAGGAAAGACGACGCTCAGCCTGCTTTACGCGACCGATTTTGCAGATCAACTGGAAAACAAGATCATCCCAGCGCTGCGGGCGGGGTTTATCGTGCTGGCAGATCGCTACATCTTCACGCTGATGGTGCGCGATTTTGTGCGCGGCGCCGATCCAGACTGGCTGGAAGAACTGTTCGGTTTTGCGCGCATCCCGGATCTCACGTTTTATTTGCAGATGCCGCCCGAAGTCTTGCTGCATCGCCACTTTCAAAAACGCGGTTTGCTTGATTACTGGGAATCCGGAATGGATCTCTCCCTGTCGACTGACATGTTTGAAAGCTTTCACCGCTATCAGTCCCTGTGCGCACAACAATTTGAAGAACTCGCTGAAGATTATCACTTTGTCACAATCGATGGTACGCGCGCGATCGATGATGTGCAAGAGACCCTGCGGTCGCACGTCTCACGCCTGATCCAAAAATGA